The Pseudomonas kermanshahensis genome includes a window with the following:
- the catC gene encoding muconolactone Delta-isomerase, which yields MLFHVKMTVKLPVDMDPAKAAKLKADEKELAQRLQQEGTWRHLWRIAGHYANYSVFDVASVEALHDTLMQLPLFPYMEIEVDGLCRHPSSIHSDDR from the coding sequence ATGCTGTTCCACGTGAAGATGACCGTGAAACTGCCGGTCGACATGGACCCGGCCAAGGCCGCCAAGCTCAAGGCCGATGAAAAGGAACTGGCCCAGCGCCTTCAACAAGAAGGTACCTGGCGCCACCTGTGGCGCATTGCCGGGCACTACGCCAACTACAGCGTGTTCGATGTGGCAAGCGTCGAGGCCCTGCACGACACCCTGATGCAACTGCCGCTGTTCCCGTACATGGAGATCGAGGTGGACGGCTTGTGCCGCCACCCGTCGTCGATCCACAGTGACGACCGCTGA
- a CDS encoding amino acid permease produces the protein MQDMSASLDQSKPTDSAQDGHLKRTLENRHIQLISIGGAIGTGLFMGSGKVIALSGTSILLVYAILGFFVFFVMRAMGELLLSDLRFKSFADIVAHYLGPRAGFVLSWSYWLSWSVAVVGDVVVVAGFFQYWYADVPAWIPAFFTLFVLLGLNMLAVRIFGEVEFWFGIIKIVAIVTLIITAAVMIATAYVSPNGVVASLSNVVAPGAVLPHGISGFFAGFQIAVFSFAGTELIGTTAAEAKNPHRSLPKAINTIPLRILLFYILALVCIISVVSWAEVPANRSPFVELFLLAGFPAAAGMLNFVVLTSAASSANSGVYSGCRMLFGLAERRNAPAIFARLSALSVPVHSLLFSAMCMLAGLALLFIIPEVMTVFTLISTISAILVIFTWSMILAAYIAYRKHNPAAHQASKFKLPGGVPMAVTSLAFLGFVLVLLALEPDTRMALCVMPLWFVFLLVAYRRRKA, from the coding sequence ATGCAAGACATGTCCGCAAGCCTTGATCAAAGCAAACCTACAGACTCAGCCCAAGACGGGCACCTCAAACGCACGCTGGAAAACCGCCATATCCAGCTGATCTCCATTGGTGGCGCCATCGGCACCGGCTTGTTCATGGGCTCGGGCAAGGTCATCGCGCTGTCCGGTACCTCCATTCTGCTGGTCTACGCGATCCTCGGTTTTTTCGTGTTCTTCGTCATGCGTGCCATGGGCGAGCTGCTGCTTTCTGACCTGCGTTTCAAATCGTTCGCCGACATCGTCGCCCACTACCTGGGCCCGCGCGCCGGCTTCGTGCTGAGCTGGTCCTACTGGCTGAGCTGGAGCGTGGCGGTGGTCGGCGACGTGGTGGTCGTGGCGGGGTTCTTCCAGTACTGGTATGCGGATGTGCCCGCGTGGATACCGGCGTTCTTCACCCTGTTCGTGCTGCTTGGGCTGAACATGTTGGCGGTGCGGATCTTCGGCGAAGTGGAGTTCTGGTTCGGGATCATCAAGATCGTGGCCATCGTCACGCTGATCATCACCGCAGCGGTGATGATCGCCACCGCCTATGTGTCACCCAATGGCGTGGTGGCCTCGCTGTCCAACGTGGTGGCGCCCGGGGCGGTGCTGCCCCATGGCATCAGTGGGTTTTTCGCAGGCTTCCAGATTGCCGTGTTTTCCTTCGCTGGCACCGAGCTGATCGGTACCACCGCCGCCGAGGCAAAGAACCCGCACCGTTCGCTGCCCAAGGCCATCAACACTATTCCTTTGCGCATCCTGCTGTTCTACATCCTGGCGCTGGTGTGCATCATCAGCGTGGTCTCGTGGGCAGAAGTGCCGGCCAACCGCAGCCCCTTCGTCGAGCTGTTCCTGTTGGCCGGCTTTCCCGCCGCTGCCGGCATGCTCAACTTCGTGGTGCTGACGTCGGCGGCATCCTCTGCCAACAGCGGCGTCTATTCAGGCTGCCGAATGCTGTTTGGCCTGGCTGAGCGGCGCAATGCACCCGCCATCTTTGCCAGGCTTTCGGCTCTGAGCGTGCCGGTGCACAGCTTGCTGTTTTCGGCGATGTGCATGCTGGCCGGGCTGGCCCTGTTGTTCATCATCCCCGAGGTGATGACGGTGTTCACGCTGATTTCGACCATCTCGGCGATTCTGGTGATCTTCACCTGGTCGATGATCCTCGCCGCGTACATCGCCTACCGCAAGCACAACCCGGCCGCGCACCAGGCGTCGAAGTTCAAGCTGCCGGGTGGCGTGCCGATGGCCGTCACCTCGCTGGCCTTCCTCGGCTTCGTGCTGGTGCTTCTGGCCCTTGAGCCGGATACGCGGATGGCCCTGTGCGTGATGCCGTTGTGGTTTGTCTTTCTGCTTGTGGCTTATCGCCGGCGCAAGGCCTAA
- a CDS encoding D-serine ammonia-lyase: MIHGKTLDAWYASHPRVEDLVALRETCWFNPGIVPTAQALGDVGLTATDVSAASARLQRFAPYLAEVFPDTAASGGIIESPIRPLPALQHTLLQEAGLAQGGALWLKADSELPISGSIKARGGIHEVLKHAEDLALAAGLITLGSDYRVLASDDARQFFSQYKVAVGSTGNLGLSIGIMSARLGFQATVHMSSDARQWKKDKLRANGVSVIEYPSDYSVAVEQGRQQAAADPTCYFVDDENSPHLFLGYAVAAERLQGQFKAAGIKVDAEHPLFVYLPCGVGGGPGGVAFGLKLLFGDHVHCVFAEPTHSPCMFLGVYTGLHDETSVQDFGIDNVTAADGLAVGRPSGFVGKAMQRLLDGYYTVTDERLYQLLVLAHDLEQVRLEPSALAGMPGMVQVLQATQYLARMGLTAQRMANATHLVWGTGGSMVPDDEYAAYLAKGR, from the coding sequence ATGATTCACGGCAAAACGCTAGACGCTTGGTACGCCTCCCACCCGCGGGTCGAGGACTTGGTCGCGCTGCGCGAAACCTGCTGGTTCAACCCAGGCATCGTGCCCACCGCACAAGCCCTGGGCGACGTCGGCCTCACTGCCACCGACGTCAGCGCAGCCAGTGCCCGGCTGCAGCGGTTTGCACCGTACCTGGCCGAGGTGTTCCCCGACACCGCCGCGTCTGGCGGCATCATCGAGTCGCCGATTCGCCCGCTGCCTGCCCTGCAGCACACCTTGCTGCAAGAAGCTGGTCTTGCCCAAGGCGGTGCGCTGTGGCTCAAGGCCGACAGCGAGCTGCCGATTTCCGGCTCGATCAAGGCCCGCGGCGGCATCCACGAAGTGCTCAAGCATGCCGAAGACCTGGCCCTGGCGGCCGGCCTGATCACCCTGGGCAGCGATTACCGAGTACTGGCCAGCGATGACGCCCGGCAATTTTTCAGCCAGTACAAGGTAGCGGTCGGCTCGACCGGCAACCTCGGGCTGTCGATCGGCATCATGAGCGCGCGGCTGGGTTTCCAGGCCACGGTGCACATGTCGTCGGATGCGCGGCAGTGGAAAAAGGACAAGCTGCGCGCCAACGGCGTGAGCGTGATCGAGTACCCCTCCGACTACAGCGTTGCGGTGGAACAAGGCCGCCAGCAAGCAGCAGCGGACCCTACTTGCTACTTCGTCGATGATGAAAACTCGCCTCACCTGTTCCTCGGTTATGCCGTGGCTGCCGAACGCTTGCAGGGCCAGTTCAAGGCCGCCGGCATCAAGGTCGATGCCGAGCACCCGCTGTTCGTCTACCTGCCCTGCGGCGTGGGTGGCGGGCCTGGTGGGGTGGCGTTCGGCTTGAAGCTGCTGTTTGGTGATCACGTGCACTGCGTCTTCGCCGAACCCACCCATTCGCCCTGCATGTTCCTTGGCGTGTACACCGGGCTGCATGACGAAACCAGCGTGCAGGACTTCGGCATCGACAACGTCACCGCAGCCGATGGCCTGGCGGTAGGCCGCCCTTCCGGCTTTGTCGGCAAGGCCATGCAGCGCCTGCTCGACGGCTACTACACGGTCACGGACGAGCGGCTGTACCAATTGCTGGTGCTGGCCCATGATCTGGAGCAGGTACGCCTCGAGCCCTCGGCGCTGGCCGGCATGCCCGGCATGGTGCAGGTACTGCAAGCAACGCAGTACCTGGCGCGCATGGGGCTGACGGCGCAGCGCATGGCCAACGCCACCCACTTGGTGTGGGGCACCGGTGGCAGCATGGTGCCGGATGACGAATATGCCGCCTACCTGGCCAAGGGGCGTTAG
- a CDS encoding tartrate dehydrogenase, translating into MTKTFRIAAIPGDGIGTEVLPEGIRVVEAAARKHGLAISFEFFEWASCDYYLAHGKMMPDDWFEQLKGFDALYFGAVGWPDKVPDHISLWGSLLKFRRDFDQYVNIRPVRLFPGVPCPLAGRAPGDIDFVVIRENTEGEYSSLGGRMFEGTENEIVLQESVFTRRGVDRILKYAFDVAQTRARKHVTSATKSNGMAVSMPYWDERTAAMAANYPEISWDKQHIDILCARFVLQPDRFDVVVASNLFGDILSDLGPACAGTIGIAPSANLNPERKFPSLFEPVHGSAPDIFGKNIANPIAMIWSGALMLEFLGNDGADPRYRAAHDDILKAIEQVIAAGNTTRDMGGQKSTQEVGRAITALIEA; encoded by the coding sequence ATGACCAAGACATTCAGAATCGCAGCCATCCCCGGTGACGGCATCGGCACCGAAGTGCTCCCCGAAGGCATTCGCGTGGTCGAGGCTGCCGCTCGCAAGCACGGCCTGGCCATCAGCTTCGAGTTCTTCGAGTGGGCCAGCTGCGATTACTACCTGGCCCACGGCAAGATGATGCCGGACGACTGGTTCGAGCAGCTCAAAGGCTTCGACGCTCTGTACTTCGGCGCAGTCGGCTGGCCCGACAAGGTCCCGGACCACATCTCGCTGTGGGGCTCGCTGCTCAAGTTCCGCCGCGACTTCGACCAGTACGTGAACATTCGCCCGGTGCGCCTGTTCCCGGGCGTGCCGTGCCCGCTGGCCGGCCGCGCACCCGGCGACATCGACTTCGTGGTGATCCGCGAGAACACCGAAGGCGAGTACTCGTCCCTGGGCGGGCGCATGTTCGAAGGCACCGAAAACGAGATTGTGCTGCAAGAATCGGTGTTCACCCGCCGTGGGGTCGACCGCATCCTCAAATACGCCTTCGACGTGGCACAAACCCGCGCGCGCAAGCACGTCACCTCGGCCACCAAGTCCAACGGCATGGCCGTGAGCATGCCGTACTGGGACGAACGCACCGCAGCCATGGCTGCCAATTACCCGGAAATCAGCTGGGACAAGCAGCACATTGATATCCTCTGCGCCCGCTTCGTGCTGCAACCGGACCGCTTCGACGTGGTCGTGGCCTCTAACCTGTTCGGCGACATCCTTTCCGACCTCGGCCCGGCCTGCGCAGGCACCATCGGCATCGCCCCTTCGGCCAACCTCAACCCCGAACGCAAGTTCCCGTCCCTGTTCGAACCGGTACACGGCTCGGCGCCGGACATCTTCGGCAAAAACATCGCCAACCCGATCGCGATGATCTGGTCCGGTGCGCTGATGCTCGAATTCCTCGGCAACGACGGTGCCGACCCGCGCTACCGCGCTGCTCACGATGACATCCTCAAGGCCATCGAGCAGGTCATCGCCGCAGGCAACACCACCCGCGACATGGGCGGGCAAAAGTCCACCCAGGAGGTCGGCCGGGCCATCACTGCCCTGATCGAGGCCTGA
- the catA gene encoding catechol 1,2-dioxygenase yields MTVKISHTAEIQSFFEEVAGLGHAEGNPRFKQIILRVLQDTARLIEDLEVSEDEFWHAVDYLNRLGGRNEAGLLAAGLGIEHFIDLLQDAKDAEAGLTGGTPRTIEGPLYVAGAPLSQGEARMDDGTDPGVVMFLQGQVFGADGKPLAGATVDLWHANTQGTYSYFDSTQSEYNLRRRIITDAEGRYRARSIVPSGYGCDPQGPTQECLDLLGRHGQRPAHVHFFISAPGHRHLTTQINFAGDQYLWDDFAYATRDGLIGDLRFVEDAAAAHDRGVQGERFAELAFDFTLQAAQAPEAETRSHRPRALQDG; encoded by the coding sequence ATGACCGTGAAAATTTCCCACACTGCCGAGATCCAGTCGTTTTTTGAAGAAGTCGCAGGCCTTGGGCACGCCGAGGGTAACCCGCGCTTCAAACAGATCATCCTGCGCGTGCTGCAGGACACTGCCCGCCTGATCGAAGACCTTGAAGTGAGCGAGGACGAGTTCTGGCATGCCGTCGACTACCTCAACCGCCTGGGCGGCCGTAACGAGGCGGGCCTGCTGGCAGCGGGCCTGGGGATCGAGCACTTCATCGACCTGCTGCAAGACGCCAAGGATGCCGAAGCGGGCTTGACCGGCGGTACCCCGCGCACCATCGAGGGCCCGCTGTACGTTGCAGGCGCGCCGCTTAGCCAAGGTGAAGCACGCATGGACGATGGCACCGACCCCGGCGTAGTGATGTTCCTTCAGGGCCAGGTATTCGGCGCCGACGGCAAGCCGCTGGCAGGCGCTACCGTCGACCTCTGGCACGCCAACACCCAGGGCACCTATTCGTACTTCGATTCGACCCAGTCCGAGTACAACCTGCGCCGACGCATCATCACTGACGCAGAGGGCCGCTACCGCGCCCGCTCCATCGTGCCGTCCGGTTATGGTTGCGACCCGCAGGGGCCAACTCAGGAGTGCCTGGACTTGCTTGGCCGCCACGGCCAGCGCCCGGCGCACGTGCATTTCTTCATCTCCGCGCCGGGGCATCGCCACCTGACCACGCAGATCAACTTCGCCGGTGACCAATACCTGTGGGATGACTTTGCCTATGCCACCCGTGATGGGCTGATCGGTGACCTGCGCTTTGTCGAGGATGCGGCGGCGGCGCATGATCGGGGCGTGCAAGGGGAGCGTTTCGCCGAGTTGGCCTTCGACTTCACGTTGCAGGCTGCGCAGGCGCCTGAGGCTGAAACCCGCAGCCATCGACCGCGTGCTTTGCAAGACGGCTAA
- a CDS encoding Lrp/AsnC family transcriptional regulator: MSKAFAYEELDEVDRELLRLLQEDGTLSSAALGERLSMTVTPCWRRRKRLEELGLIKDYQANLDRKKLGYDVMAFAQVRFGNHSAEAPDDFEQVILKLPQVLSCHKVTGEADYVLTVLATDLESYGRFVEDVLRRQPGIASIQSSLALREIKAVSRIPVR; this comes from the coding sequence ATGAGCAAAGCCTTTGCTTACGAAGAACTGGACGAAGTAGACCGCGAACTGCTGCGCCTACTGCAGGAGGACGGCACCTTGTCCAGCGCCGCCTTGGGCGAGCGCCTGTCGATGACCGTGACGCCCTGCTGGCGCAGGCGCAAACGCCTGGAGGAGCTGGGCCTGATCAAGGACTACCAGGCCAACCTGGACCGCAAGAAACTGGGTTATGACGTCATGGCCTTCGCCCAGGTGCGCTTCGGCAACCATTCGGCCGAAGCACCTGACGACTTCGAGCAGGTGATTCTGAAATTGCCGCAGGTATTGTCCTGCCACAAGGTCACGGGTGAGGCTGATTACGTGCTGACGGTGCTGGCGACCGACCTGGAAAGCTATGGCCGTTTCGTCGAAGACGTGTTGCGGCGGCAACCCGGTATTGCTTCGATCCAGTCGAGCCTGGCTTTGCGCGAAATCAAGGCGGTTAGCCGGATACCGGTGAGGTAG
- a CDS encoding LysR substrate-binding domain-containing protein codes for MNNLPNLDDLNIFLQVAKRASFAAVADELGMSAAYISKRIRVLEQNLQVRLLHRTTRRVTISEEGERVYQWALQIFDAVQRMGDDISAQHREPAGQLRIASSLGLGRRFVAPALSELAERYPRLDIRLDVHDRLVDLIEEGVDLDIRVGNTIAPNLIAKLLAKNRRVLCASPAYLARQGTPKVLADLGSHDCLVIKERDHPFGIWQLEGPEGQESVRVTGGLSSNHGEVAHQWCLDGRGILLRSWWDVHDSLQDGRLVQVLSDYHQPADIWAVYTSPLASSAKVRVAVDFFRQYFAERYSLPD; via the coding sequence GTGAATAATCTGCCCAACCTCGACGACCTCAATATCTTTCTGCAGGTGGCCAAGCGCGCCAGCTTTGCCGCCGTGGCCGACGAGCTGGGCATGTCGGCGGCGTACATCAGCAAACGCATTCGCGTGCTCGAGCAAAACCTGCAGGTGCGCTTGCTGCACCGCACCACGCGGCGGGTGACGATCAGCGAAGAGGGTGAGCGGGTGTACCAGTGGGCGCTGCAGATTTTCGATGCGGTGCAGCGCATGGGCGATGACATCAGTGCCCAGCACCGCGAACCGGCAGGGCAACTGCGCATCGCCAGCAGCTTGGGCCTGGGGCGCAGGTTCGTGGCCCCAGCCTTGTCGGAACTGGCCGAGCGCTACCCGCGTCTGGATATTCGGCTGGATGTGCATGACCGCCTGGTGGACCTGATCGAGGAGGGGGTCGACCTGGACATCCGCGTGGGCAATACCATCGCGCCCAATCTGATCGCCAAGTTGCTGGCCAAGAACCGGCGAGTGCTCTGTGCTTCACCTGCGTACCTGGCGCGGCAAGGCACACCGAAAGTGCTGGCCGACCTGGGCAGCCATGACTGCTTGGTGATCAAGGAGCGCGACCACCCGTTTGGTATCTGGCAGCTCGAAGGCCCTGAGGGCCAAGAAAGCGTGCGGGTGACAGGGGGCTTGTCCAGCAACCATGGCGAGGTGGCCCACCAGTGGTGCCTGGATGGGCGTGGGATATTGCTGCGTTCCTGGTGGGATGTGCACGACAGCCTGCAGGATGGGCGCTTGGTGCAAGTCCTGAGTGACTATCACCAGCCTGCCGATATCTGGGCCGTGTACACCTCGCCGCTGGCCAGTTCGGCCAAGGTGCGGGTGGCGGTGGATTTCTTTCGGCAGTACTTTGCCGAGCGGTACAGCTTGCCGGATTGA
- a CDS encoding histone deacetylase family protein, which yields MLTVFSNKHRLHHGSELKDGAITPSFENPQRADTVLARVQSTGLGDVIAEQSFDRACYVAAHSERYVSFLENAWAEWTATGKTHDALPLVWPVRDLAIDREPGFIDGKLGFYAMDAGAPITGGTWEAVRSSANVALTGMQRVIDGAPSAFALCRPPGHHAAREYMGGYCYLNNAAIAAERCLSQGARRVAVLDVDFHHGNGTQNIFYGRPDVFFASIHGDPHVSYPYFSGYAHEQGAGAGEGFNANYPLGKGTLWAQYRLALQDALKRVVAHQPDFLVVSLGVDTFEDDPISHFKLTSEDFLRLGAEIARVGIPTLFVMEGGYMVDEIGINAVNTLQGFEGAVR from the coding sequence GTGCTGACAGTCTTTAGCAACAAACACCGCTTGCACCATGGCTCCGAGCTCAAGGACGGGGCCATCACGCCGTCATTCGAGAACCCTCAGCGTGCCGATACCGTGCTGGCGCGTGTGCAGTCCACAGGCCTGGGCGATGTCATCGCCGAGCAATCGTTCGACCGTGCCTGCTATGTCGCGGCGCACAGCGAGCGCTATGTGAGCTTTCTGGAAAATGCCTGGGCAGAATGGACCGCCACCGGCAAGACCCATGATGCGCTGCCGCTGGTATGGCCGGTGCGCGACCTGGCCATCGACCGGGAGCCGGGCTTCATCGATGGCAAACTGGGCTTCTACGCCATGGACGCCGGCGCGCCGATTACCGGCGGCACCTGGGAAGCCGTGCGCAGCAGTGCCAACGTGGCACTGACCGGCATGCAGCGTGTAATCGATGGCGCGCCCAGTGCCTTCGCCCTGTGCCGCCCCCCTGGGCACCATGCGGCCCGCGAATACATGGGCGGCTATTGCTACCTCAACAATGCCGCCATTGCCGCCGAACGCTGCCTGAGCCAGGGTGCACGGCGCGTGGCCGTGCTGGACGTGGATTTCCACCACGGCAACGGCACGCAGAACATCTTCTACGGCCGCCCCGATGTGTTTTTCGCCTCGATCCACGGTGATCCGCATGTGTCCTACCCGTACTTCTCCGGCTATGCCCACGAACAGGGCGCGGGGGCCGGGGAGGGCTTCAATGCCAACTACCCGCTGGGCAAAGGCACCCTCTGGGCGCAGTACCGGCTGGCGTTGCAGGACGCGCTCAAGCGCGTTGTCGCGCACCAGCCGGACTTTCTTGTCGTGTCGCTTGGCGTCGATACCTTCGAGGACGACCCGATCAGCCACTTCAAGCTCACCAGCGAAGACTTCCTGCGCCTGGGCGCCGAGATCGCACGCGTAGGCATCCCGACGCTGTTCGTGATGGAGGGCGGCTACATGGTCGATGAAATCGGCATCAATGCCGTGAACACGCTGCAAGGGTTCGAAGGCGCGGTTCGATAG
- a CDS encoding LysR family transcriptional regulator: MELRHLRYFKVLAETLNFTRAAELLHIAQPPLSRQISQLEEQLGTLLVLRERPLRLTEAGRFFYEQTCTLLQQLENISDNTRRIGHGQRQWLGIGFAPSTLYTVLPALIRELRQDNELELGLSEMTTLQQVEALKSGRIDIAFGRIRIDDPAILQQVLCEDPLVAVLPKGHPLAGTPLTLAQLAKEPFILYPANPRPSYADHVLALFAHHGMTLKISQWANELQTAIGLVAVGLGVTLVPASVQQQHRTDIEYVSLLDTSAVSPIILSRRKGDVSPIVQRCLALIAQQAT; the protein is encoded by the coding sequence ATGGAACTGCGCCACCTTCGCTACTTCAAGGTGCTGGCCGAAACGCTGAACTTCACCCGTGCCGCTGAGCTGCTGCATATCGCCCAGCCGCCGCTAAGCCGGCAGATCAGCCAGCTCGAGGAGCAGCTCGGCACGCTGCTGGTGCTGCGTGAGCGCCCGCTGCGCCTGACCGAAGCCGGGCGGTTCTTCTATGAACAGACCTGCACCCTGCTCCAGCAACTGGAAAACATCAGCGACAACACCCGCCGCATCGGCCACGGGCAACGCCAATGGCTGGGCATCGGTTTTGCTCCCTCGACCTTGTACACCGTGCTGCCAGCGCTGATCCGCGAACTGCGCCAGGACAACGAGCTGGAACTGGGGTTGAGCGAAATGACCACGCTGCAGCAGGTCGAGGCACTCAAGAGTGGCCGCATCGACATCGCCTTCGGCCGTATTCGTATCGATGACCCGGCCATCCTCCAGCAGGTGCTGTGCGAAGACCCCTTGGTCGCGGTATTGCCCAAGGGCCACCCGTTGGCAGGCACCCCGCTGACCCTCGCGCAACTGGCCAAGGAGCCGTTCATTCTGTACCCGGCCAACCCCAGGCCCAGCTATGCCGACCATGTGCTGGCCCTGTTCGCCCACCACGGCATGACCCTGAAGATCAGCCAGTGGGCCAACGAACTGCAAACGGCCATCGGCCTGGTGGCCGTCGGGCTCGGCGTGACCCTGGTGCCGGCGTCGGTGCAACAGCAGCACCGCACGGATATCGAGTATGTCAGCTTGCTGGACACCAGCGCCGTCAGCCCGATCATCCTAAGCCGTCGCAAGGGCGATGTGAGCCCGATCGTGCAACGGTGCCTGGCGTTGATTGCACAACAGGCGACGTGA
- a CDS encoding muconate cycloisomerase family protein: MTNTLIERIDAIIVDLPTIRPHKLAMHTMQQQTLVVLRVRCSDGVEGIGEATTIGGLAYGYESPEGIKANIDAHLAPALIGLPADNINAAMLKLDKLAKGNTFAKSGLESALLDAQGKRLGLPVSELLGGRVRDSLEVAWTLASGDTARDIAEAQHMLEIRRHRVFKLKIGANPVEQDLKHVVAIKRELGDSASVRVDVNQYWDESQALRACQVLGDNGIDLIEQPISRINRGGQVRLNQRSPAPIMADESIESVEDAFSLAADGAASIFALKIAKNGGPRAVLRTAQIAEAAGIALYGGTMLEGSIGTLASAHAFLTLRQLTWGTELFGPLLLTEEIVNEPPQYHDFQLHIPRTPGLGLTLDEQRLARFARR; encoded by the coding sequence ATGACAAACACCCTGATTGAACGTATAGATGCAATTATCGTCGACCTGCCGACCATTCGCCCGCACAAGCTGGCCATGCACACTATGCAGCAGCAAACCCTGGTGGTATTGCGCGTGCGTTGCAGCGACGGCGTCGAAGGTATCGGCGAGGCAACCACCATCGGTGGCCTGGCCTACGGCTACGAAAGCCCCGAGGGCATCAAGGCCAATATCGACGCACACTTGGCACCGGCGCTGATCGGCCTGCCGGCTGACAACATCAACGCCGCCATGCTCAAGCTGGACAAGCTGGCCAAGGGCAACACCTTTGCTAAGTCGGGGCTCGAAAGCGCCTTGCTCGATGCCCAGGGCAAGCGCCTGGGCCTGCCGGTCAGCGAACTGCTGGGCGGCCGAGTACGCGATAGCCTGGAAGTGGCCTGGACCCTGGCCAGTGGCGATACCGCCCGTGATATCGCCGAAGCCCAGCACATGCTGGAGATCCGTCGCCACCGTGTGTTCAAGCTGAAGATCGGCGCCAACCCGGTGGAGCAGGACCTCAAGCACGTGGTGGCGATCAAGCGCGAGCTGGGTGACAGCGCCAGCGTGCGGGTCGACGTCAATCAGTACTGGGACGAGTCCCAGGCCCTGCGCGCCTGCCAGGTGCTCGGCGACAACGGAATCGACCTCATCGAACAGCCCATTTCGCGGATCAACCGCGGCGGCCAGGTGCGTCTCAATCAGCGCAGCCCAGCGCCGATCATGGCCGACGAATCGATCGAAAGCGTCGAAGACGCCTTCAGCCTGGCCGCCGACGGTGCCGCCAGCATCTTTGCCCTGAAAATTGCCAAGAACGGCGGCCCACGTGCAGTGCTGCGCACAGCGCAAATCGCCGAAGCGGCCGGTATCGCCCTGTACGGCGGGACCATGCTTGAAGGCTCGATCGGCACCCTGGCTTCGGCCCACGCGTTCCTCACCTTGCGCCAGCTGACCTGGGGCACCGAGCTGTTCGGGCCGCTGCTGCTGACCGAAGAGATCGTCAACGAGCCGCCGCAGTACCACGACTTCCAGCTGCACATTCCACGCACGCCAGGCCTTGGCCTGACCCTGGACGAGCAGCGCCTGGCGCGCTTCGCCCGCCGCTGA